ATAAAGGAAAACCAAATCAGCTATACATTCAAGATATTGTCCTTGACTGAAGATGCAATTGAAGAATGCATAAAGATACTGACTGGATTCGGTGGAATCACCAGATAATTCATTCTTATTAATAAACTAGAAAAAAATTTTAAAATAAAATTAAAATAAACCCAAAACTGAGGTTAAACCATGAAAATGATTAAGCAGACATTAGGATTGAATGTGGAAGATTCGAAATATTACCTCAAGCTAATCATAGAAGCCATTCTAATCGGTTTATTCTCAGGATTTGTAGTGTCATTGTACAGATTTGGATTGGACAACAGTGAAAACATCCTCTTTTCCACCTTAAAGTACATACAGGGAGACTTCCTATTGACAATCGCATGGTTTGCCATACTTGCAATCATGGGATTTGTGACCGCTCTTTTAATGAAATGGGACCCTGACAGCTTAGGAAGCGGAATACCTATAGTAATGGGGGAAGTGAAAGGATACTTCGATGTATGCTGGTGGAAGACATTGATAGCCAAGTTCCTTGGAGGAACCCTTACCGCCCTTGGAGGACTTTCCTTAGGAAGGGAAGGGCCATCCGTCCAATTGGGAGCGATGGCTGCAAAAGGTGTCTCAAAATACCTGCCAAACAGCAAGACCGATGAAAAGCGTCTTTTGGTATGTGGAAGTGGGGCAGGACTTGCAGCAACTTTCAGCGCACCTCTTGCAGGATTCATTTTCACTTTGGAGGAAATCAATAAGGGATTTGACAGGTCCATCGTTCTTGTAGGATTGGTTTCAGCTGTTGTGGCAGATCTTGTATCAAAACTCTTCTTCGGTCAAAACCCAATATTTCCGTTCACTTCATTAAACCTTCCATTAAACTACTTTTGGCTGCTCATTGTATTGGGAATCCTTGTTGGAATCCTAGGATACATCTACAATGTGGGAATGATCAAGGCAACTGAAATGTGGGACAGATTAAGCTTTCTTCCGCTTGAAGTGAAATATGTAATCGTATTTCTTGTAACTGGACTTGTAGGTCTGATTCTGCCTAATGTGCTTGGCGGCGGATACTCAATGATGCATCTGATAGAGTTTACCTTGCCTCCATTGTCAGTGCTTATCGTTCTTTTGATTGGAAA
This genomic window from Methanobrevibacter sp. contains:
- a CDS encoding ClC family H(+)/Cl(-) exchange transporter, with the translated sequence MKMIKQTLGLNVEDSKYYLKLIIEAILIGLFSGFVVSLYRFGLDNSENILFSTLKYIQGDFLLTIAWFAILAIMGFVTALLMKWDPDSLGSGIPIVMGEVKGYFDVCWWKTLIAKFLGGTLTALGGLSLGREGPSVQLGAMAAKGVSKYLPNSKTDEKRLLVCGSGAGLAATFSAPLAGFIFTLEEINKGFDRSIVLVGLVSAVVADLVSKLFFGQNPIFPFTSLNLPLNYFWLLIVLGILVGILGYIYNVGMIKATEMWDRLSFLPLEVKYVIVFLVTGLVGLILPNVLGGGYSMMHLIEFTLPPLSVLIVLLIGKYLLLIFCFGSSAPGGIFYPVLVIGAYIGAIFSAIVIPIFGLDPMIAYKFIMISMAAMFASSVRTPITAVVLIAEMTGVTNSLVAMIVVTILAYIIPTILGNDPIYETLLMRLLKKNKGIDFDKTKSVLEEYVVPMDCALIGTKIWELPIPKSAMVVSVVRSGNTLIPDEELELKYADELFIIMNQNTYSEDNQKIESLIYNNWQEE